In Microbacterium laevaniformans, a single window of DNA contains:
- a CDS encoding ribonuclease H family protein, translating to MTSSPETYTVATDGACKGNPGPTGWAWVGEDGQWAAGAIPVGTNNIGELMGLLKAIEDHADVAHLTVQADSKYAIDTYSSWMDAHRRRGWKTSTGAPTKNRDLLEQLIEARDARRAAGLPEVVLEHVRGHRGHVLNEWADERAVRGAEHAAKGTASAWSSLGGLHPALDVSSAPVKKR from the coding sequence GTGACTTCCTCCCCCGAGACCTACACCGTGGCCACCGATGGAGCCTGCAAGGGCAACCCGGGGCCGACCGGCTGGGCGTGGGTGGGCGAGGACGGGCAGTGGGCCGCGGGGGCGATCCCGGTCGGGACGAACAACATCGGCGAGCTCATGGGGCTGCTGAAGGCGATCGAGGACCACGCCGACGTCGCGCACCTGACCGTGCAGGCCGACTCGAAGTACGCGATCGACACGTACTCCTCATGGATGGATGCCCACCGCCGCCGCGGCTGGAAGACCTCGACGGGAGCCCCGACGAAGAACCGCGATCTCCTCGAGCAGCTGATCGAGGCGCGCGACGCGCGACGCGCGGCCGGTCTCCCCGAGGTCGTGCTCGAGCACGTCCGCGGCCACCGCGGGCACGTGCTCAACGAGTGGGCCGACGAGCGCGCCGTCCGCGGCGCCGAGCACGCGGCGAAGGGGACGGCGAGCGCGTGGTCCTCCCTCGGCGGGCTCCACCCCGCCCTCGACGTGTCATCCGCGCCGGTCAAGAAGCGCTGA
- a CDS encoding NUDIX domain-containing protein codes for MAVASAGILLYRVDPDGGVAVLVAHMGGPFWARKDAGAWSIPKGEFDPAVESARDAAAREFREELGVDPPDVACTELGTYPYASRRKTVTVFAADGAGFTASGFVFGEFEMEWPPRSGILRSFPEVDRAEWMPVDAARPRLVAGQRPALDALQQLLGR; via the coding sequence ATGGCGGTGGCGAGCGCCGGCATCCTGCTGTACCGGGTCGATCCCGACGGCGGGGTGGCGGTGCTCGTCGCCCATATGGGCGGTCCCTTCTGGGCGCGCAAGGACGCGGGTGCGTGGTCGATCCCGAAGGGCGAGTTCGACCCGGCCGTCGAGTCGGCGCGGGACGCCGCCGCGCGGGAGTTCCGCGAGGAGCTGGGCGTCGACCCGCCCGACGTTGCGTGCACGGAGCTCGGCACCTACCCCTACGCGTCGCGGCGCAAGACCGTGACGGTCTTCGCCGCCGACGGTGCCGGGTTCACGGCATCCGGCTTCGTGTTCGGGGAGTTCGAGATGGAGTGGCCGCCGCGGTCGGGCATCCTGCGATCGTTCCCGGAGGTCGACCGCGCCGAATGGATGCCGGTCGACGCGGCCCGGCCGCGCCTCGTCGCCGGTCAGCGGCCCGCCCTCGACGCCCTGCAACAGTTGCTCGGGCGGTAG
- a CDS encoding aldo/keto reductase family protein, producing the protein MVNYRYLGNSGFKISEITYGNWVTHASQVGDDAAIATVHKALDLGITSFDTADAYANTAAEVVLAKALQGQQRENLEIFTKVYWPIGRKGPNDTGLSRKHLMDGIHGSLRRLEVDYVDLYQAHRYDYETPLEETMQAFADIVRQGKALYIGVSEWTAEQLRDGSALAKELGFQLVSNQPQYSALWRVIEDKVIPASEELGISQIVWSPMAQGVLTGKYLPGQPVPAGSRATDEKSGANFIKRFLRDEVLEAVQRLTPIAEEAGITVPQLSLAWVLHNPNVSAALVGASRPEQLEDTVKASDITLDDATYAAVNAALQDVAVTDPQETYSVSPASRPA; encoded by the coding sequence ATGGTCAACTATCGGTACCTCGGCAACAGCGGCTTCAAGATCTCGGAGATCACGTACGGCAACTGGGTGACCCACGCGTCGCAGGTCGGCGACGACGCCGCGATCGCCACGGTGCACAAGGCGCTCGACCTCGGCATCACCTCCTTCGACACCGCCGACGCCTACGCGAACACGGCCGCGGAGGTCGTGCTCGCGAAGGCCCTCCAGGGTCAGCAGCGCGAGAACCTCGAGATCTTCACGAAGGTCTACTGGCCGATCGGCCGCAAGGGTCCAAACGACACCGGGCTCTCGCGCAAGCACCTGATGGACGGCATCCACGGCTCGCTCCGCCGGCTCGAGGTGGACTACGTCGACCTCTACCAGGCGCACCGCTACGACTACGAGACGCCGCTGGAAGAGACGATGCAGGCCTTCGCCGACATCGTCCGCCAGGGCAAGGCGCTCTACATCGGCGTGAGCGAGTGGACCGCCGAGCAGCTGCGCGACGGCTCCGCCCTCGCGAAGGAGCTCGGCTTCCAGCTCGTGTCGAACCAGCCCCAGTACTCCGCGCTGTGGCGCGTGATCGAGGACAAGGTCATCCCCGCCTCCGAAGAGCTCGGGATCTCGCAGATCGTGTGGTCGCCGATGGCGCAGGGCGTCCTGACGGGCAAGTACCTGCCCGGGCAGCCGGTGCCCGCCGGGTCGCGCGCGACCGATGAGAAGAGCGGGGCGAACTTCATCAAGCGGTTCCTCCGCGACGAGGTGCTCGAGGCCGTCCAGAGGCTGACGCCGATCGCCGAGGAGGCGGGCATCACGGTGCCCCAGCTCTCGCTCGCGTGGGTCCTGCACAACCCGAACGTCTCGGCGGCTCTCGTCGGCGCGTCGCGCCCCGAGCAGCTGGAGGACACGGTCAAGGCCTCCGACATCACCCTCGACGACGCGACCTACGCGGCGGTCAACGCGGCGCTGCAGGACGTCGCGGTCACCGACCCGCAGGAGACGTACTCGGTCTCGCCCGCCTCGCGCCCGGCCTGA
- the rlmN gene encoding 23S rRNA (adenine(2503)-C(2))-methyltransferase RlmN translates to MTESGRVRTTTTRQVRPRTEGWTQKKDAEGRPLLQFAAPKKGMPPIHLADLTPEERVEKAKELGLPGFRAGQIEKHYFQHYTSDPAEMTDLPASGRDELVQALLPNLLTEVRRLETDRGDTIKFLWKLHDGALVESVLMRYTGRITLCVSSQAGCGMNCPFCATGQAGLTRNMSAAEIVEQVVRANRLIADGGLGDPRRVGHEDERVTNIVFMGMGEPLANYNRVMQAVRTMVDKKHGLGMSARGITVSTVGLVPAITKLSAEDIPVTFALSLHAPDDHLRDEMIPINSRWKVDEALDAARAYFDKTGRRVSIEYALIKDMNDHAWRADLLAEKLNARGRGWVHVNPIPLNPTPGSVWTASEVPVQNEFVRRLNEAGIPTTLRDTRGKEIDGACGQLVATEEDREVAATVPVD, encoded by the coding sequence ATGACGGAATCCGGCCGAGTGCGCACGACCACGACCCGCCAGGTGCGCCCGCGGACCGAGGGCTGGACCCAGAAGAAGGATGCCGAGGGGCGTCCGCTCCTGCAGTTCGCCGCCCCCAAGAAGGGCATGCCGCCGATCCATCTCGCCGACCTGACCCCCGAGGAGCGCGTCGAGAAGGCAAAGGAGCTGGGGCTCCCGGGCTTCCGCGCCGGGCAGATCGAGAAGCACTACTTCCAGCACTACACCTCCGACCCCGCCGAGATGACCGACCTCCCGGCATCCGGTCGTGACGAGCTCGTGCAGGCGCTGCTGCCGAACCTGCTCACCGAGGTGCGCCGGCTCGAGACCGATCGCGGCGACACCATCAAGTTCCTCTGGAAGCTGCACGACGGCGCGCTCGTGGAGTCCGTGCTCATGCGTTACACGGGACGCATCACGCTCTGCGTGTCGTCGCAGGCGGGGTGCGGCATGAACTGCCCCTTCTGCGCGACCGGCCAGGCGGGTCTCACCCGCAACATGTCGGCGGCGGAGATCGTCGAGCAGGTCGTCCGCGCGAACCGCCTCATCGCCGACGGCGGCCTCGGCGACCCGCGCCGCGTCGGACACGAGGACGAGCGGGTCACCAACATCGTCTTCATGGGCATGGGGGAGCCGCTCGCCAACTACAACCGCGTGATGCAGGCGGTGCGCACGATGGTCGACAAGAAGCACGGGCTCGGCATGAGCGCGCGCGGGATCACGGTGTCGACCGTCGGTCTCGTGCCGGCGATCACCAAGCTGTCGGCCGAGGACATCCCGGTCACCTTCGCGCTGTCGCTCCACGCGCCGGACGACCACCTGCGCGACGAGATGATCCCGATCAACTCGCGCTGGAAGGTCGACGAAGCCCTCGACGCCGCGCGGGCCTACTTCGACAAGACCGGCCGCCGCGTCTCGATCGAGTACGCCCTCATCAAGGACATGAACGACCACGCGTGGCGCGCGGACCTCCTCGCCGAGAAGCTCAACGCGCGCGGGCGCGGCTGGGTGCACGTGAACCCGATCCCGCTGAACCCGACCCCCGGATCGGTGTGGACCGCGTCGGAGGTCCCGGTGCAGAACGAGTTCGTCCGACGCCTCAACGAGGCGGGCATCCCGACCACCCTCCGCGACACCCGCGGCAAGGAGATCGACGGCGCCTGCGGGCAGCTCGTCGCGACGGAAGAGGACCGCGAGGTCGCCGCCACCGTCCCCGTCGACTGA
- a CDS encoding PTS transporter subunit EIIC produces the protein MERHGAGPDESAADEILSALGGAGNIAVSTHCATRLRITVVDVRPVSTGRIAQVPGVLGVALAGAQVQVVVGPGAVAAMHAAVERRRIAGAGDADTGPPAPPAPPAPPRAARRSLRSPRWLLRPLHVLIDIVTPLLPVFVAGGMLLALHNLVSAPGVFGPDPIVAIVPWLAGPAALLGIIGIGVFALLPVLIGFSAAGRFGGSPYLGAAMGAALVAAPFLVDSGAFPALRLQGGGSWTLAGIDVLGVDYRGTVVPVIVISALLAAIERALRRRLRGATAFLFTPMLTLLLTGVLAFLVVGPAARLLGDAFASLVQLVYDSAGVVGGALLGALYPLLVVTGLHQSLVSLELGLIGGGGSFIFPVAGASNLAQAGACFAVALLARRRSRLRAIAGGAGIPASFGIAEPAIFGVNLRLRFPFIAAIAASAVGGALLAFWHVEAVTLGAAGVIGVASIAPGSGVRYLVCILISGALSFALTCGWGVVRHRPAIDAEAAGPAPGDPPAGAGTLEA, from the coding sequence ATGGAGCGGCATGGAGCGGGGCCGGACGAGAGCGCGGCGGACGAGATCCTGAGCGCGCTCGGCGGCGCGGGCAACATCGCCGTCTCCACCCACTGCGCCACACGCCTGCGCATCACGGTCGTCGACGTGCGACCCGTCTCGACCGGGCGGATCGCACAGGTGCCGGGGGTCCTGGGGGTCGCGCTCGCCGGCGCGCAGGTGCAGGTGGTCGTCGGGCCGGGGGCGGTCGCCGCGATGCACGCCGCCGTGGAGCGCCGCCGGATCGCGGGTGCGGGCGACGCGGACACCGGCCCGCCCGCCCCTCCCGCGCCGCCCGCGCCGCCGCGCGCCGCGCGGCGATCGCTCCGCAGCCCCCGGTGGCTGCTCCGTCCCCTGCACGTGCTCATCGACATCGTCACTCCGCTGCTGCCCGTGTTCGTCGCCGGCGGGATGCTCCTCGCCCTCCACAACCTCGTGAGCGCGCCCGGCGTGTTCGGCCCCGATCCGATCGTCGCGATCGTGCCGTGGCTCGCCGGCCCCGCCGCGCTCCTCGGCATCATCGGGATCGGCGTCTTCGCGCTCCTGCCGGTCCTCATCGGCTTCTCCGCCGCGGGGCGCTTCGGCGGCTCGCCCTACCTGGGGGCGGCGATGGGAGCGGCACTGGTCGCGGCCCCCTTCCTCGTCGACAGCGGAGCCTTTCCCGCGCTCCGACTGCAGGGCGGCGGCAGCTGGACCCTGGCCGGGATCGACGTGCTCGGGGTCGACTACCGCGGCACCGTCGTCCCCGTCATCGTGATCTCCGCGCTCCTGGCCGCGATCGAACGGGCGCTGCGTCGCCGGCTGCGCGGAGCGACGGCGTTCCTCTTCACCCCGATGCTGACGCTGCTGCTCACCGGTGTGCTCGCCTTCCTCGTCGTCGGCCCCGCCGCACGCCTGCTCGGCGACGCGTTCGCCTCGCTCGTCCAGCTCGTCTACGACTCCGCGGGGGTCGTCGGGGGAGCGCTCCTCGGCGCGCTCTACCCGCTCCTCGTCGTCACAGGGCTGCACCAGAGCCTCGTGTCGCTCGAGCTCGGCCTCATCGGCGGAGGCGGGTCGTTCATCTTCCCGGTGGCCGGCGCGTCCAACCTCGCGCAGGCGGGGGCGTGCTTCGCCGTCGCGCTCCTCGCCCGCCGGAGGTCGCGCCTGCGCGCGATCGCCGGCGGCGCGGGCATCCCCGCGTCCTTCGGCATCGCGGAGCCGGCGATCTTCGGCGTCAACCTGCGCCTGCGCTTCCCCTTCATCGCGGCGATCGCGGCATCGGCCGTCGGGGGTGCGCTCCTGGCGTTCTGGCACGTCGAGGCCGTCACCCTCGGCGCCGCGGGAGTCATCGGGGTCGCCTCGATCGCGCCCGGATCCGGGGTGCGCTACCTCGTGTGCATCCTGATCAGCGGCGCGCTCTCCTTCGCCCTGACGTGCGGATGGGGGGTGGTGCGGCATCGCCCCGCGATCGACGCGGAGGCGGCCGGACCGGCGCCCGGTGATCCCCCAGCGGGCGCCGGTACCCTGGAGGCATGA